TAGAATGTCTTTCTGAAGACCAGAGTGAGCAGCTGCTGTGCTGCAAGCCCATTATATAATGGTAAGTGCCAAGAAAATACCCCATAAATTGACTCAAAACCAGACAAAAATATTGAAAAAGTAAGAACGCATGCGTAGGAAATGGCCACGAAGAAAAAAGAACCGGCGGAGGCCGCCGGCTAGTCGAGGCTTATTGCGGCGGATACTGTTCTATACCCGGAATGGTGTAGATTCTGCTATATCCTGCATCTATAAGTGCTTGTGCCGCTAAAGAACTCTTATACCCCTTTTGACAGTAAAGGATTAGTGGAGTATCCTTTCTATCGCATACCGAGAACGGGTTATTGGATATATCCTGTAACGGTATACAAATGCTTTCCTGTATATGTCCGATCTTATAATCCTCATGAGTCCGTACATCAACAATCTTTGCAGTTTTATCATTGTAATATCAGCTTCCATGCTTCATCGGGGGACAGATGTTTACTTTGAAATACTCTGCCTCCTGTCTGAGGAATACGCTGGCTGGTCCTTGTCAAGCATTCTTACAACAACTGCTGCTGCTTCAGCGCGAGTTAAACTGCCCAGAACGACGAACACGGTACTGTCGCGCGCGTGCATGATACCTTTAACATACACCTCACATTCGGTCTGATGCAATTCCTTCATTTTCTCGCGTCTCACGATACTGATCTTCCCGCGCTTCGTATCGATAAGGCCGCTTCTTTTAAACTTCGCGAGCGTCCGGCTGACGACCTCCCGGGCTGTTCCAAGCTCTACAGCAAGCGCTTCATGCGTGACACTCACATCCGCACGATCGGGTTCAGTTGCCACTCCGCCAATCGTTTCTCAACACTCTCAAAGAGAACGTTGTGAAGCATAGTCCAAAGCTGCATAAAACCGTCCAATATATTCTCAAAGATATAATTCCACAGGTGCGGGTAAACTTGAATCCATTTCAAAAAAGCGGACTTCTGCACAAACAGGACCCGAATTTGAGTTTCGGATATCATATAACCCGGATATTCGCGTTCGCTGAGCGAGCTTAAAACCATCAAGGCGCAAACATCGCCGGCTGTAAGGCGGGCCTCGATAACTTCCCTGCCGTTCTCCCCGGATCCCACGATCTTCACAGTTCCCTCGAGAATAAAAATCGACGCGATTCTGCAGCGCTCCGCATCAAACACGACCGTTTTCCCCGGATAGCTTCGTATTTGCGGCTGACATTCATCCCAGTCAGGCCCAGCTATGGACCGAAGCATGGGGAAAGTATCAAACACGCCGGAGGACTCCAGCTTTTCCTTCATCCCTTTCATCCGTTCCCTCCCGCTTCACGCTCCGATGTACTAGACGACCTTCACCCTGGCGAGCATCAACCCGCTAACGAATAATATCAGCGATCCGATGTAAAACATGACATCAAGCGTGAACAGATCGATAAGAAAGCCTCCAGCTATGACCGCTATGCCGGAGAAAATCGAC
This is a stretch of genomic DNA from Paenibacillus sp. sptzw28. It encodes these proteins:
- a CDS encoding Crp/Fnr family transcriptional regulator, which encodes MKGMKEKLESSGVFDTFPMLRSIAGPDWDECQPQIRSYPGKTVVFDAERCRIASIFILEGTVKIVGSGENGREVIEARLTAGDVCALMVLSSLSEREYPGYMISETQIRVLFVQKSAFLKWIQVYPHLWNYIFENILDGFMQLWTMLHNVLFESVEKRLAEWQLNPIVRM
- a CDS encoding helix-turn-helix domain-containing protein, which translates into the protein MSVTHEALAVELGTAREVVSRTLAKFKRSGLIDTKRGKISIVRREKMKELHQTECEVYVKGIMHARDSTVFVVLGSLTRAEAAAVVVRMLDKDQPAYSSDRRQSISK